A window of Drosophila subobscura isolate 14011-0131.10 chromosome E, UCBerk_Dsub_1.0, whole genome shotgun sequence contains these coding sequences:
- the LOC117890214 gene encoding facilitated trehalose transporter Tret1-like produces the protein MAKMFQNSLLQPRTRYQLLATAIVNIITFGHGLGVGWLSPTLGKIQSTDSPLEFEVTIAEVSWLGSMIGLGSLYANLTIALLLERAGRKFCIYLLAVPYACLWILVYFASNVVYLYAARFLCGFTGGAAFVVFPIYISELADTSIRGALCSMVMLSYNFGVLAGFVLSTYLPYHVVPILAICLPIAYFLANLMLPETAPYLLKRSQLSAAEKSFGYYKNPTDQKAQLRSKSDFEELRMAVLAQQCQNSEPLSYKDLITRPALKAFGAAAVLCLGLECCNVYSFINYMSDTFASSGLALDANTSTIIVGIVQIFGVYTSTLIVDIVGRRLLMLISNLGVGLGCIAFGCFTYCAEHYDLTDFNWLPLVLMIIIIYLANIGLIALFFLQLVELFPAKIRSLATSISVVWMSLLIFATLKLFPLMMFHWGISVTMWFSGAWAIFTFIYLLFFLPETMGKSMIED, from the exons ATGGCAAAGATGTTTCAGAACTCCCTCCTGCAGCCAAGGACACGCTACCAGCTGTTGGCCACAGCGATCG TGAACATCATAACCTTCGGCCATGGACTGGGTGTGGGTTGGCTCTCTCCGACACTGGGTAAAATCCAATCCACAGACTCACCGCTTGAATTTGAGGTGACCATCGCTGAGGTGTCCTGGCTGGGCTCCATGATCGGTCTGGGCAGTCTGTACGCCAATCTGACcattgccctgctgctggaacgTGCGGGCCGAAAGTTCTGCATTTATCTTCTGGCGGTACCCTATGCG TGCCTGTGGATTCTCGTCTACTTTGCCTCGAATGTTGTCTATCTCTATGCAGCGCGTTTCCTGTGCGGATTTACGGGAGGTGCCGCATTTGTTGTGTTTCCCATATACATCAGCGAACTGGCCGATACCAG CATTCGAGGTGCTCTTTGCTCTATGGTGATGCTGTCGTATAACTTTGGCGTGCTGGCTGGCTTTGTATTGAGCACTTATCTGCCGTATCATGTGGTGCCCATACTGGCCATTTGCCTGCCAATTGCTTACTTTTTGGCCAATCTAATGCTGCCCGAAACGGCGCCATATCTGCTCAAGCGCAGCCAGCTGAGTGCAGCCGAGAAATCTTTTGGTTATTACAAAAATCCAACAGACCAAAAGGCACAACTGAGATCGAAGAGCGATTTTGAAGAGCTTCGAATGGCTGTGCTGGCCCAGCAGTGCCAGAACTCGGAACCCTTGAGCTACAAGGACTTGa TCACCCGGCCCGCCCTGAAGGCCTTTGGGGCCGCTGCAGTGCTCTGCCTGGGACTCGAGTGCTGCAACGTGTACAGCTTCATCAACTACATGTCCGATACATTTGCCTCATCCGGCCTGGCCCTGGATGCCAACACTTCGACCATTATTGTGGGCatagtgcaaatatttggcgtCTATACCTCCACCCTCATCGTGGACATTGTGGGACGACGACTGCTCATGCTGATCTCCAATTTGGGCGTGGGCCTGGGCTGCATTGCCTTTGGATGCTTCACCTACTGCGCGGAGCACTATGATCTCACGGACTTCAACTGGCTGCCATTGGTGctgatgatcatcatcatttaCTTGGCAAACATTGGCCTCATCGCTCTCTTCTTTCTCCAGCTGGTCGAGCTGTTTCCGGCCAAG ATACGCTCACTGGCCACCTCCATTTCGGTGGTGTGGATGAGTCTGTTAATCTTTGCCACTTTAAAGCTGTTTCCACTGATGATGTTCCACTGGGGCATATCGGTTACCATGTGGTTCTCCGGCGCCTGGGCCATATTcacgtttatttatttactattTTTTCTGCCCGAAACTATGGGAAAGTCCATGATTGAGGATTAA